The Rathayibacter caricis DSM 15933 genomic sequence GGGGCCGGGATGGACAGGTCCGCGCAACTCCGGCGTCGGCGCATCGAGTCCGCAGAAGTCGTCGTAGTCGGGCTCGAGTACGACGACTTCCGAGGAGTGGGGGCGGCCGGGCGCGCGAGTCTCCAGAAGTTGCGGGAAGTGTGACCGGTCACCGCAACTCTTGGAGACGCGAGGGCAGTGAGAACCCGCGCGGAGCCGACTCGGCGTGTTCGAGTCCGCAGAAGTCGTCGTAGTCGAGCCCGAGTACGACGACTTCTGCGGAGTGGAGCCTGCGGGGCCGCGACTTCGCCGGAAGTTGCGGGAAACGCGAGCGGTTACCGCAACTTGTGGAGAACCGAGCGCGGCGTCAGGCGGACAGGCGCGGCAGGATCTCGCGGGCGAACAGGTCGAGGTGCTCGAGGTCGTGCAGGTCCATCATCTGCAGGTAGACCCGCTCGACGCCCGACGCGCGCAGCGACTCCAGGCGGTCGACCGCCTCCTGCACGCCGCCGGCGATGCCGTGCTCGCGCAGCTCGGCCGGCTCGCGCCCGACGGCCGCGGCCCGGCGCGCGAACTCCGCCTCGGACGCTCCGGCCACGGCGATCAGCGCGACCGAGTGCACCAGCGACGACGGCTCGCGCCCGATCGCACGGCACGCCTCGTCGACGCGGTCGAAGGAGCCGCGGATCGAGTCGACCTCCGGGAAGGGCAGGTTGAACTCGCTCGCGAAGCGGGCCGCGAGGCGCGGAGTGCGCTTGGGGCCCCCTCCGCCGACGATCACGGGGACCGGCAGTCGCGCCGGCTTCGGGAGCGCGGGCGAGTCGGTGAGCGTGTAGTGCTCGCCCGCGAAGGAGTAGCGCTCGCCGACCGGGGTCGACCAGAGGCCGGTGACGATCTCGAGCTGCTCCTCGAGCAGGTCGAAGCGGCGGGGCGGGAACGGGATGCCGTACGCGGCGTGCTCCTTCTCGAACCAGCCCGTGCCGAGCCCGAGCTCGACGCGGCCGCCCGACATCGCGTCCACCTGCGCGACCTGGATCGCGAGGATCCCCGGCGGGCGGTAGGTGACGGAGGAGACGAGCGTGCCGAGCGCGATCCGCTCGGTCTCGCGGGCGAGGCCGGCGAGCGAGGTCCACGCGTCGGAGGGACCGGGGCCGGGATCGCCCTCGCCCATGCGGAGGTAGTGGTCGGAGCGGAAGAAGCCGTCGAAGCCGAGGGCCTCGGTCGCCTGGGCGACGGCGAGGAGATCCTCGTAGCTCGCGCCCTCCTGGGGTTCGGTGAAGACTCTGAACTGCATTGCTCCAGCCTTGCGCACGTCCGCGGCCGAGTGGGGCGTCCGCGTTCCGAGTCGCGGCTCGACGCAGTGCGCAACCGAGGTCCGGAGGGCCGCGGCGGCCCTCCTGGCGCCCTTCCCCGGATCCTGACCTCGGTTGCGAACACCCGCGGCGCCCGGTCCCGTGCCACGGTGGCTCCATGTCCCGACTCGACGCCGCCGCCTCCGCCCACGTCGCAGCGATGGGGCACCCGCGCCTGGAGCAGATCACGCGGGTGCGCGAGGCGGTGCTGTCCGCGGATCCGAGGCTCGTCGAGTCGGTGAAGTGGAACGCGCCGAGCTACGCGATCGGCGAGCACCTGGTCACGCTGCGCCTGCGGCCGGGCGACCGGGTCGAGGTCGTGCTGCACCGCGGAGTCGCGGCGCGCGCCGACGAGGTCGCGCCGGTCCTCGACGACACCCGCGTGCAGTGGCGGGCGCCCGACCGCGCGGTCCGCGCGCTCGACGCCGACGAGGACCCCGCGCTGGTCGCGCCCCTCGTGCGCCAGTGGCTGGCGGCGGTCGCTCCGGACTGACCCCCCGAGCACCGCCGCACCCCGCGCACCTCCGCGCCCGATCCGCAAGTCCGTGTTTCCGCCCCGTTCGGGCGTCACGATGACACGGATGAGCATTCTCGACGCCGCTGTGGACGACCGGGTCCGACAGCGGTTCGGCGTGCCGATCGCGCGGCTCGAACCGGTGACCGGCGGACTCGACGACCGGGCCCGCGTCTGGTGCGCGACCGACGACTCCGGAGCCCTGTGGAGCGTCAAGGCGAGCCGCCGCGACGGCCGCTTCGGGCTGTCGCTGGCCGCCTCGCTCGCCGACGCAGGAGTACCGGGTGTGATCGCTCCGCTGCGCGCCGACGACGGCCGCCCGTGGACGGAGGACGACGGCGTGCTCGTCTCGGTCGCCCCGTGGATCCTCGGCGAGGACGCGGTCGACTCCGGCCCCGACGCCCTCTCGTGGGAGGAGCTCGGCGTCGTGCTGCGCGCCGTGCACGACTCCGAACCGCCCGCCGGCGCTCCCGTCCGCCGCGGGATCCGCCGCGCGGACGCCCCTCCGCTCGCCCGCCTGGCCGATCTCGACGAGCGGATGCACGCCGTGCAGGACCACGCCGTCGCCCGGCTCTGGCGCGATCACCGACCGCGCCTCGAGGCGCTCGCCCGGGCGGAGCGGCGCCTCAAGCGCGAGCGCACGCCGACCGCGCGCGTGCCCCTGCACGGCGATCCGCATCCGGGCAACGTCGTGATCGGCGTCGACGGCCGCCCCTGGCTCATCGACTTCGACGAGGCGACCGTGGCCCCGCGCGAGGTCGACCTGCTGCTGATCGAGCTCGGCGTGATCTTCTCGCAGCCGATCAGCGACGAGCAGCGCCGGGCGTTCCGCTCGGGCTACGGAG encodes the following:
- a CDS encoding DUF1801 domain-containing protein, giving the protein MSRLDAAASAHVAAMGHPRLEQITRVREAVLSADPRLVESVKWNAPSYAIGEHLVTLRLRPGDRVEVVLHRGVAARADEVAPVLDDTRVQWRAPDRAVRALDADEDPALVAPLVRQWLAAVAPD
- a CDS encoding aminoglycoside phosphotransferase family protein; amino-acid sequence: MSILDAAVDDRVRQRFGVPIARLEPVTGGLDDRARVWCATDDSGALWSVKASRRDGRFGLSLAASLADAGVPGVIAPLRADDGRPWTEDDGVLVSVAPWILGEDAVDSGPDALSWEELGVVLRAVHDSEPPAGAPVRRGIRRADAPPLARLADLDERMHAVQDHAVARLWRDHRPRLEALARAERRLKRERTPTARVPLHGDPHPGNVVIGVDGRPWLIDFDEATVAPREVDLLLIELGVIFSQPISDEQRRAFRSGYGATAIDDSRIARFGCVRAIEDAAATAHAALDSEDPGESLESLEGQLGPHGLVSLVEIALDRLDP
- a CDS encoding LLM class F420-dependent oxidoreductase yields the protein MQFRVFTEPQEGASYEDLLAVAQATEALGFDGFFRSDHYLRMGEGDPGPGPSDAWTSLAGLARETERIALGTLVSSVTYRPPGILAIQVAQVDAMSGGRVELGLGTGWFEKEHAAYGIPFPPRRFDLLEEQLEIVTGLWSTPVGERYSFAGEHYTLTDSPALPKPARLPVPVIVGGGGPKRTPRLAARFASEFNLPFPEVDSIRGSFDRVDEACRAIGREPSSLVHSVALIAVAGASEAEFARRAAAVGREPAELREHGIAGGVQEAVDRLESLRASGVERVYLQMMDLHDLEHLDLFAREILPRLSA